From one Rhopalosiphum padi isolate XX-2018 chromosome 2, ASM2088224v1, whole genome shotgun sequence genomic stretch:
- the LOC132919788 gene encoding uncharacterized protein LOC132919788: MNSNRLREQHSIATVRDRLPVATATTTLLSQCRRTDFGIGIGCGDTVRLHTDGGRSVFRDSVINADNELSNAAMAASVALPERYRQPTATVPAAAHHQATAKATNGDRSQHCRHYQNGYRPHHAKYNSVSAGSALSKSMRYADGWLYERNAGGGGGGGTVGRHATASGRNKPRSTFLDRDHFGTVAAAAVAVAAAAATAVAPSSEDPYERVRKNRMANTATTVGKLDRKRNRSGSPRTPSPDYDDTGSGGRVVSSSRRSILECNVNPYDLLQQTSDNDDDDADGDSPKRMSLKDKFMNRIQDTVFNKNKSSISGFGSFSSNGLSKKTVLDGNTSGGVNIAGHTVRLFNGNKSPASHENASSVWYDDGSTSDVATTVAVETDQSPVRPPRRRCKQAAGVHLSTGPAKRSHSLTTCGMTTISAEIKSILKKPASLTTDDLSPVRPRTPVTASTVVVVGASPCNGLQKKTKKQVQFDIVSVAVEKSSEDDSRHSETAALTVNENRVEHTPPTTPTPSTPSTAHRLQKDQNPLCSGPDAIVAAVERKLKRSLSDRQNSGHATGSDDVTVFNDTMRIHVRHKSRPDSRVMFDRPAEPPPPPPPPPPPPHPSTSTPTITELFLCGSRPGSGVDNDDNNNDNRTVVQVSPSDELRICPEYPVEPEQKTSILINSSPGLKTSVIIGEGGAAYAASSDNKVTISIGPTGSTGRGSRCGNYKSNVTVVDRTGNRMSDFIRMNYDPVQAARLDVTPHVCGRRSSGSGNTPLVSPYRVSEIEKHHTAVHPMSDTESSSESCYASAKEDASYSSASSASTSSFSSTSSSAIAAAMAADAEPIYEEISESPTPPPLPTCPPPDRADHEPATALPCRSIFEGATKYDIINYLVDAKRRCGSLHDTSACHPKFVVVTDEQAAGESDACSGGAFNDSGEESSSYSGCGPAVPAMLQSADAAKRTAVDIERNDSGVGSETSQSSRSKWQQQQQQQQQHETQHSCEDCDQPVEIQTTDGGIMFAPLVCRKCHKRRAERREIIAEIVETEEKYGRDLDIITEEFYRPMMVAGLLNADQLTTVFLNVSELKEHSAALSQKLRDAYEIAVEQGDDDLLTVNIGRLFLEASPSMLHAFQSYCTRQGNAALLLANLEKEKELLRIFLRVSQMENAVLRRMNLNSFLMVPVQRVTKYPLLLARLYKVTPEHHLEARQTLNEARHKIQLHLEHINSLAKDISSTKLWRKIYAINGKRPDNEDLADIKFRKVAVDVLEWSGLGEEIRFAMEGRLLYTQPSDHNWRRGGRTIKLMPINAIIVTLGKPNDNYNPDADDIAFPRQNGIRDASLVLLKEKSGRISLLREPMYLDRCVLCCESDWDDYFELHEITTKDTYILKGQDGEQTKMWYKQLQYHCQTLGCWRKRRNALANIMINRNCT; this comes from the exons ATGAACAGCAACCGACTGCGCGAACAGCACTCGATCGCAACGGTGCGGGACAGACTACCAGTAGCGACGGCTACGACCACATTGTTGTCGCAATGCCGCCGCACTGATTTCGGAATCGGAATCGGATGCGGCGACACCGTACGTCTACACACTGACGGCGGCCGGTCGGTATTCCGCGACAGCGTAATCAACGCTGATAACGAGTTATCAAACGCTGCGATGGCCGCATCCGTAGCGTTGCCCGAAAGGTATCGACAGCCGACGGCCACGGTACCGGCCGCCGCCCATCATCAGGCGACGGCAAAGGCGACCAACGGTGACCGCTCGCAGCACTGCCGTCATTATCAAAACGGTTACCGGCCACATCACGCCAAGTACAACAGCGTGTCTGCCGGCAGTGCGCTTTCCAAGTCCATGCGGTACGCAGATGGTTGGCTGTACGAACGGAatgccggcggcggcggcggcgggggaACGGTGGGCCGTCACGCCACTGCGAGTGGCCGGAACAAGCCGCGCAGCACTTTCTTGGACCGCGATCACTTCGGCACAGTAGCGGCCGCCGCCGTGGCCGTAGCCGCCGCAGCAGCCACCGCGGTTGCGCCATCGTCCGAAGACCCATACGAACGCGTCCGCAAGAACCGCATGGCCAACACAGCCACCACGGTCGGAAAACTTGACCGGAAACGGAATCGCAGTGGTTCGCCGAGGACGCCGTCTCCCGATTACGACGACACGGGTTCAGGCGGTCGCGTCGTCTCGTCCTCGCGTCGGTCGATACTCGAGTGCAACGTCAACCCATACGATCTGTTGCAGCAGACCtccgacaacgacgacgacgatgccGACGGAGACAGTCCCAAAAGAATGTCACTAAAAGATAAGTTCATGAACCGCATACAAGACACGGTGTTCAACAAGAACAAATCGAGCATAAGTGGTTTTGGATCATTTTCGTCTAATGGTTTGTCCAAAAAAACTGTGTTGGACGGGAACACAAGCGGTGGCGTCAACATCGCCGGACACACG GTTCGACTGTTCAACGGCAACAAGTCTCCTGCCAGTCACGAGAACGCGTCTTCGGTGTGGTACGATGATGGGTCCACTTCGGACGTGGCCACCACAGTGGCCGTCGAAACAGACCAGTCACCGGTAAGGCCTCCGCGCCGCCGGTGCAAGCAGGCTGCCGGTGTTCACTTATCCACGGGTCCAGCTAAGCGGTCACACTCGTTGACAACATGCGGTATGACCACCATATCGGCTGAGATCAAGTCCATACTGAAAAAGCCAGCGTCGCTAACCACGGATGACTTAAGTCCGGTCAGACCGCGAACGCCGGTCACCGCGTCGACTGTCGTCGTCGTTGGTGCCAGCCCGTGTAATGGACTGCAAAAGAAGACGAAAAAACAAGTGCAATTTGATATCGTTTCGGTAGCCGTCGAAAAATCGAGTGAAGACGACAGTCGCCACTCGGAGACTGCAGCTTTAACGGTAAACGAAAATCGTGTCGAACACACGCCACCGACGACTCCTACACCATCAACGCCGTCAACTGCGCATCGTCTGCAGAAAGATCAAAACCCATTGTGCAGTG GTCCAGATGCGATTGTGGCAGCCGTTGAACGAAAACTGAAAAGGAGCCTAAGCGACAGACAGAACTCCGGCCACGCAACAGGTTCGGATGATGTGACAGTATTCAACGACACGATGCGAATTCACGTGAGGCACAAAAGCAGACCAGACAGTCGGGTGATGTTCGACAGGCCAGCTGAACCACCTCCACCTCCACCTCCACCACCACCTCCGCCGCATCCGTCAACGTCTACTCCAACAATCACCGAACTGTTCCTGTGCGGAAGTAGACCCGGCTCCGGTGTGGATAACGACGATAACAATAACGACAACAGGACGGTGGTGCAAGTTTCACCGTCCGACGAGCTCAGAATATGCCCGGAATATCCGGTCGAACCGGAACAGAAAACGTCCATACTGATCAACTCGAGCCCGGGACTGAAGACGTCGGTGATCATCGGCGAGGGCGGAGCGGCGTACGCGGCGTCATCTGACAACAAGGTCACCATCAGCATAGGGCCGACCGGAAGCACGGGCCGGGGGAGCAGATGCGGAAACTATAAGAGCAACGTGACGGTGGTGGACAGGACGGGAAACAGGATGTCCGACTTCATCAGAATGAACTACGACCCTGTGCAGGCAGCCCGCCTAGACGTAACGCCGCACGTGTGTGGTCGCAGGTCCAGCGGCAGTGGCAACACGCCACTGGTAAGCCCGTACCGCGTCTCAGAAATCGAAAAACACCACACAGCCGTCCACCCGATGTCCGACACCGAGTCCAGTTCCGAATCGTGTTACGCCTCGGCCAAAGAGGACGCGTCCTACTCGTCGGCGTCGTCAGCGTCCACGTCGTCATTCTCGTCCACATCATCGTCGGCTATTGCTGCAGCGATGGCGGCTGACGCCGAACCTATCTACGAAGAGATATCGGAATCGCCTACGCCGCCGCCACTGCCTACGTGCCCACCGCCCGACCGCGCCGACCACGAACCTGCCACCGCTTTACCGTGTCGGTCGATATTCGAGGGCGCCACCAAGTACGACATCATCAACTATCTGGTAGACGCGAAGCGCCGGTGCGGCTCACTGCATGACACGTCCGCCTGTCACCCAAAGTTTGTAGTGGTCACCGACGAACAGGCTGCCGGCGAGTCGGATGCCTGCAGTGGCGGCGCGTTCAACGACTCGGGCGAGGAGTCGTCATCATACAGCGGCTGTGGCCCGGCGGTACCCGCGATGCTGCAGTCGGCCGACGCGGCTAAGAGAACCGCGGTAGACATCGAGCGCAACGATTCGGGCGTAGGCTCGGAGACCAGTCAAAGCTCGCGGAGCAAGtggcaacagcaacagcaacagcagcagcagcacgaGACCCAGCACAGTTGCGAAGACTGTGACCAGCCCGTCGAAATACAGACGACAGACGG TGGTATAATGTTCGCGCCGCTGGTGTGCCGCAAGTGTCATAAGCGTAGGGCCGAGCGGCGAGAAATCATAGCCGAAATCGTTGAGACTGAAGAAAAATACGGCCGAGACCTGGACATCATCACCGAGGAGTTTTACCGGCCCATGATGGTGGCCGGTCTGCTGAACGCCGACCAGCTGACCACCGTGTTCCTCAACGTGTCCGAGTTGAAAGAACACAGCGCCGCTCTGTCACAAAAATTGCGTGACGCGTACGAGATAGCCGTCGAACAGGGTGACGACGACTTACTCACTGTAAACATCGGCAGACTGTTCTTGGAAGCGTCGCCATCCATGCTACATGCGTTCCAGTCGTACTGCACTCGCCAG GGTAACGCTGCCTTGTTACTCGCCAACCTGGAGAAGGAAAAAGAGTTGCTGCGCATATTTTTGAGAGTGTCGCAAATGGAAAACGCCGTGCTTCGCCGAATGAACCTCAACAGTTTCCTGATG GTGCCCGTCCAACGCGTGACCAAGTATCCGCTGCTGTTGGCTCGCTTATACAAAGTCACGCCCGAACACCATCTGGAAGCTCGGCAGACACTCAACGAAGCGAGGCACAAGATACAATTGCACCTGGAACACATAAACTCC CTGGCGAAAGACATCAGTTCCACGAAACTGTGGCGAAAAATTTACGCGATCAATGGCAAGAGACCTGATAATGAGGACTTGGCCGACATAAAATTTCGCAAG GTGGCCGTGGATGTGCTCGAATGGTCGGGACTCGGCGAAGAGATCCGGTTCGCCATGGAGGGTCGGCTGCTATACACGCAACCGTCGGATCACAATTGGCGGCGAGGCGGCAGGACTATCAAACTAATGCCGATAAATGCGATCATCGTGACGTTGGGAAAG CCTAACGACAATTACAACCCGGACGCGGACGACATCGCGTTTCCCAGACAGAACGGCATCAGAGACGCTTCGCTGGTGTTGCTAAAGGAGAAAAGCGGCAGGATAAGTTTGCTCCGG gaaCCCATGTACTTGGACCGGTGCGTATTGTGCTGTGAAAGTGACTGGGACGATTACTTTGAACTGCACGAAATCACTACCAAGGACACGTACATACTGAAA ggcCAGGATGGTGAACAGACGAAAATGTGGTACAAACAGTTGCAATATCACTGTCAAACACTAGGATGCTGGAGGAAAAGACGAAATGCCCTAGCAAACATCATGATCAACAGAAACTGTACATAG